One Agrobacterium vaccinii DNA window includes the following coding sequences:
- the mbfA gene encoding iron exporter MbfA: protein MFRNLFSRSKRPFASLSEQEILALAISSEEDDARIYRSYAGHLRAQYPQSAKVFEDMAEVEQAHRNMLIGMHQDRFGDMIPLIRREHVSGFYERKPDWLVKNLSLETMRKQAELMEGQAIRFYDQAVKHVTDASTRKLLGDLAEAERGHEDIAGMLNGKHLPEDVKSDEEETAKRQFLLTYVQPGLAGLMDGSVSTLAPIFAAAFATQDTWQTFLIGLSASVGAGISMGFTEAAHDDGKLSGRGSPLKRGLASGIMTAIGGLGHTLPYLISHFWTATAVAAVIVFMELWAIAFIQNRYMETPFLRAVFQVVLGGSLVLAAGILIGNG from the coding sequence ATGTTTCGCAATCTGTTCTCCCGTTCCAAACGTCCTTTCGCCTCCTTGAGCGAACAGGAAATTCTCGCCCTCGCTATTTCCTCCGAGGAGGACGACGCTCGTATCTACCGCTCCTATGCGGGGCATCTGCGGGCTCAATATCCCCAGTCGGCCAAGGTCTTCGAGGATATGGCCGAGGTCGAACAGGCCCATCGCAACATGCTGATCGGCATGCACCAGGACAGATTTGGTGACATGATTCCCTTGATCCGTCGCGAGCATGTCAGCGGCTTTTACGAGCGTAAGCCCGACTGGTTGGTCAAGAACCTGTCGCTTGAGACCATGCGTAAGCAGGCCGAACTGATGGAAGGTCAGGCCATCCGCTTTTACGACCAAGCCGTAAAACACGTGACCGATGCCTCCACACGCAAGCTCCTGGGCGATTTGGCTGAAGCCGAACGCGGGCATGAAGATATTGCCGGTATGCTGAACGGCAAGCATCTGCCCGAAGACGTAAAATCCGACGAAGAGGAAACTGCAAAACGGCAATTCCTGTTGACCTATGTTCAACCAGGCTTGGCAGGTCTGATGGATGGCTCGGTCTCGACGCTGGCCCCCATTTTTGCTGCCGCTTTCGCCACGCAGGACACATGGCAGACCTTCCTCATCGGTCTGTCCGCCTCCGTTGGCGCTGGTATCTCCATGGGCTTTACCGAAGCCGCCCATGATGACGGCAAGCTTTCCGGCCGTGGATCGCCTTTGAAGCGCGGTCTTGCATCCGGCATCATGACGGCCATCGGCGGTCTGGGGCATACGCTGCCCTATCTCATCTCGCATTTCTGGACGGCGACCGCCGTTGCCGCCGTCATCGTCTTCATGGAACTCTGGGCGATCGCCTTCATCCAGAACCGCTATATGGAAACGCCGTTTCTGCGCGCCGTCTTTCAGGTGGTGTTGGGCGGTTCGCTGGTGTTGGCGGCAGGCATTCTCATCGGCAATGGCTGA
- a CDS encoding RidA family protein: MSKRDAIFPANRHALYEAHGYSAAVRSGDLLFVSGQVGSREDGSAEPDFAKQVQLAFDNLKAVLAAAGATFDDIIDVTTFHTDPENQLETIMGIKATVFSEKPYPTWTAVGVNWLAGFDFEIKVIAHIPQA; this comes from the coding sequence ATGAGCAAACGCGACGCAATTTTCCCCGCGAACCGCCACGCGCTTTACGAAGCCCACGGTTATTCGGCAGCAGTTCGCTCCGGCGACCTGTTGTTCGTTTCCGGCCAAGTCGGCAGCCGCGAAGACGGCTCCGCCGAACCGGATTTTGCCAAACAGGTGCAGCTTGCTTTCGACAATCTGAAGGCTGTTCTGGCGGCAGCAGGCGCGACCTTCGATGACATAATCGATGTCACCACCTTCCACACTGACCCTGAAAATCAGCTAGAAACCATCATGGGTATAAAAGCGACTGTTTTTAGTGAAAAGCCCTACCCCACATGGACTGCGGTTGGCGTGAACTGGCTGGCGGGTTTCGACTTCGAAATCAAAGTCATCGCCCACATTCCGCAGGCGTGA
- a CDS encoding TetR/AcrR family transcriptional regulator: MTPKTRSQMVEETRAKLIAAARKAFASKGYAASSMDDLTAEAGLTRGALYHNFGDKKGLLQAVIDQIDAEMLARMRVVQEEAETPWRGLLAESVAYIEMALEPEIQRIMLLDGPAVLGDPAKWPNQTACLKRIEKTVQELINDGALKPLDARAATWLLNGAVLNAALWIAAAGDPRAAFPKAIEAFHSMASGLLAKP, translated from the coding sequence ATGACACCGAAAACGCGGTCGCAAATGGTCGAGGAGACACGCGCAAAACTCATCGCGGCGGCACGAAAGGCCTTTGCATCAAAGGGTTATGCCGCGTCGTCCATGGATGACCTCACAGCGGAGGCAGGCCTGACCCGCGGTGCGCTCTATCACAATTTTGGTGACAAAAAAGGCCTGCTACAGGCCGTTATCGACCAGATCGATGCCGAAATGCTGGCGAGAATGCGTGTCGTTCAGGAAGAAGCCGAGACGCCTTGGCGCGGTCTGCTTGCCGAAAGTGTGGCTTATATCGAAATGGCTTTGGAGCCTGAAATACAGCGCATCATGTTGTTGGATGGACCTGCAGTGCTGGGCGATCCGGCCAAATGGCCCAACCAGACGGCTTGCCTCAAGCGAATTGAGAAAACGGTTCAGGAACTGATTAATGATGGCGCGCTCAAGCCGCTGGATGCCAGGGCCGCAACGTGGTTGCTGAATGGCGCCGTGTTGAATGCGGCTCTCTGGATTGCCGCAGCCGGCGATCCTCGCGCGGCCTTTCCAAAGGCCATCGAAGCCTTCCACTCCATGGCCTCCGGTTTGCTGGCGAAGCCATGA
- a CDS encoding ABC-F family ATP-binding cassette domain-containing protein yields the protein MPASITLSNLSWSTPEGRILFSNLTLSFDSERTGLVGRNGVGKSTLLRLIAGDLIPHAGSVSISGSIGTMQQTVQVDAHHTIADLFGVSQALAIIRQAESGQATLAELEIADWTLEDRMRSALGLLGLDASAETHLSCLSGGQRTRAGLAALVFRKPDFMLLDEPTNNLDREGRTAIIDFLRAWRGGALVVSHDRELLESMDTIVDLTSLGAKRYGGNWSHYQSLKALELAAVERDMSEAEKQLNDVARKTQERAEAKARKDSTGRRKAAKRDQPRILLGAMKNRSEGTSGSHSRLAESREADATQTLETARRKIEILQPLSVSLASTGLPASKMVLQMDGITAGYLPGLPVLRDVSFSITGPERIAVTGANGSGKSTLLSVMTGALKPWSGEIRIFTDWAMLDQQVSILDATTSILDNFRRLNPQFDDNACRAALSRFMFRADAALQLVGALSGGQLLRAGLACTLGGEAPPPFLILDEPTNHLDIDAIEAVEAGLRAYDGALLVVSHDQAFLDAIGIERYQPMPINRL from the coding sequence ATGCCTGCCTCCATAACACTCTCCAATCTCAGCTGGTCCACGCCTGAAGGGCGTATCCTCTTTTCAAACCTGACACTCAGCTTCGACAGTGAACGAACCGGTCTTGTGGGTCGTAACGGTGTTGGAAAATCCACATTGCTGAGACTGATCGCTGGCGACCTCATTCCGCATGCAGGGAGCGTCTCCATCTCGGGTAGCATCGGCACGATGCAGCAAACCGTGCAGGTGGATGCACATCACACCATCGCTGATCTCTTTGGTGTATCTCAAGCGCTGGCCATTATCAGGCAGGCCGAAAGCGGTCAGGCAACGCTTGCGGAACTGGAAATTGCCGACTGGACGTTAGAGGACCGCATGCGGTCAGCCCTTGGTCTTCTCGGCCTTGATGCCAGTGCCGAGACGCACCTGTCATGCCTGTCCGGCGGGCAACGCACACGCGCCGGACTTGCCGCGCTGGTGTTCCGCAAGCCGGATTTCATGCTGCTGGACGAGCCGACCAACAATCTCGACCGCGAGGGCCGCACAGCCATCATTGATTTTCTGAGGGCATGGCGCGGCGGGGCGCTGGTCGTCAGCCATGATCGCGAATTGCTGGAGAGCATGGACACCATCGTGGACCTGACCTCGCTTGGGGCGAAACGCTACGGCGGAAATTGGAGCCATTATCAGAGCCTGAAAGCATTGGAGCTTGCTGCCGTGGAGCGCGACATGTCCGAGGCTGAGAAACAGCTCAACGACGTCGCTCGCAAAACACAGGAGAGAGCCGAGGCCAAGGCACGCAAAGACAGCACCGGGCGACGCAAGGCCGCCAAACGCGACCAGCCCCGAATCCTCCTCGGAGCCATGAAAAACCGAAGCGAAGGCACCAGCGGCAGCCATTCAAGGCTGGCGGAAAGCCGAGAGGCCGATGCTACGCAGACACTCGAAACGGCACGCCGCAAAATAGAAATACTTCAGCCACTTTCGGTATCGCTTGCCTCGACCGGCCTCCCCGCATCGAAAATGGTGTTGCAGATGGACGGGATTACGGCGGGATATCTGCCCGGTCTGCCGGTCTTGCGTGATGTTTCCTTTTCCATCACTGGGCCGGAACGGATTGCCGTGACCGGCGCAAATGGATCGGGCAAATCCACGCTGCTCTCTGTCATGACAGGTGCGTTGAAACCGTGGAGCGGTGAGATCAGGATTTTCACGGACTGGGCCATGCTGGATCAGCAGGTAAGTATTCTCGACGCCACGACATCCATTCTGGACAATTTTCGACGACTAAACCCGCAGTTCGACGACAATGCGTGCCGCGCGGCGCTGTCCCGCTTCATGTTTCGCGCCGATGCGGCCTTGCAGTTGGTCGGAGCATTGAGCGGCGGCCAGCTTTTGCGGGCGGGTCTGGCCTGTACCCTGGGAGGTGAAGCCCCGCCGCCGTTTCTGATTTTGGATGAACCGACCAACCATCTCGATATCGACGCAATAGAGGCTGTCGAGGCGGGCTTGCGCGCCTATGACGGCGCGCTTCTGGTTGTCAGCCACGATCAGGCGTTTCTGGACGCTATCGGTATCGAGCGCTATCAGCCAATGCCGATAAACAGGTTATGA
- a CDS encoding transglutaminase-like cysteine peptidase gives MKNAPWARALLVALVTGLLSAASVQAENKGSLSMVTGGITSQPIGHYEFCQKYQSECDIRSKLTPPPRVTEYGWKVIHDINKEVNSTIVAMTDLEVYGRDEVWEYPTTAGDCEDFVLLKRRKLMERGFAVSDLLITVVRKPDGEGHAVLTLRTNEGDFILDNLSDEVKLWTNTTYTYLKRQASFNTGRWVSIEDGRDVLVGALR, from the coding sequence ATGAAGAACGCACCGTGGGCGCGTGCTCTGCTTGTAGCACTTGTGACCGGACTACTGTCTGCGGCCTCCGTGCAGGCAGAAAACAAGGGTAGCCTGTCTATGGTCACAGGCGGCATCACGTCCCAGCCGATCGGCCATTACGAGTTCTGCCAGAAGTACCAATCGGAATGCGACATTCGCAGCAAGCTGACGCCCCCACCGCGTGTGACGGAATATGGCTGGAAGGTCATTCACGACATCAACAAGGAAGTGAACTCCACGATCGTCGCCATGACCGATCTGGAAGTTTACGGCCGCGACGAGGTCTGGGAATACCCGACCACCGCTGGCGACTGCGAAGACTTCGTGCTGCTCAAGCGCCGCAAGCTGATGGAGCGCGGCTTTGCCGTATCCGATCTGCTGATAACGGTCGTTCGCAAGCCCGATGGTGAAGGCCACGCCGTACTCACTCTGCGCACCAATGAAGGCGACTTCATTCTCGACAACCTGTCGGATGAGGTCAAACTGTGGACGAACACCACCTACACCTATCTCAAGCGTCAGGCGTCCTTCAACACGGGCCGCTGGGTTTCCATCGAGGATGGTCGCGACGTTCTGGTAGGCGCACTGCGTTGA
- a CDS encoding alpha/beta hydrolase: MTEQTIEYITVGTTSDAREIAILSRAAVTDTDAPTLVWLGGYRSDMTGTKAVELDKFAVENGLACIRLDYSGHGASGGDFNEGTISRWLNETMAVLRHKAPKRIIITGSSMGGWIALRLVEELRKVTNGPQVAGLLLIAPAPDFTADLIEPNLSEAEKASLAERGFFEEKSEYSDEPNIFTRDLIEDGRNNLVLTGIIETGCPVHILQGMRDDDVPYQHALKLLNHLPADDVVLSLIRDGDHRLSRPQDIERMLTAAKSLVLSAKTQRS; this comes from the coding sequence ATGACTGAGCAAACCATTGAGTATATTACCGTCGGCACAACCAGTGATGCGCGCGAGATCGCTATACTGTCACGCGCGGCAGTGACGGATACGGACGCACCCACGCTGGTGTGGCTTGGTGGCTATCGCTCGGACATGACAGGCACGAAGGCGGTGGAACTGGACAAATTCGCTGTAGAAAACGGACTAGCCTGTATTCGCCTCGATTATTCCGGCCACGGCGCATCCGGCGGCGACTTCAACGAGGGTACGATTTCGCGCTGGCTGAATGAAACCATGGCGGTTCTGCGCCACAAAGCCCCGAAGCGTATCATTATAACAGGGTCTTCCATGGGCGGCTGGATTGCACTTCGGCTGGTGGAAGAACTGCGCAAGGTTACGAATGGTCCGCAGGTGGCCGGCTTGCTGCTGATTGCGCCAGCCCCGGATTTCACGGCTGATTTGATCGAACCCAACCTTTCGGAAGCTGAAAAGGCGTCACTTGCAGAGCGTGGATTCTTCGAGGAAAAGTCGGAATACAGCGATGAGCCCAATATTTTCACTCGGGACCTGATCGAAGACGGGCGCAACAACCTCGTGCTGACGGGGATCATCGAAACCGGGTGCCCGGTTCACATCCTACAGGGCATGCGCGACGACGACGTGCCGTACCAACATGCTCTCAAGCTGCTCAACCATCTGCCCGCCGACGACGTCGTGCTGAGCCTTATCCGCGACGGAGACCACAGACTGTCCCGTCCACAGGACATCGAGCGCATGCTGACGGCGGCCAAAAGCCTTGTTTTGTCGGCAAAAACGCAACGATCTTAA
- the infC gene encoding translation initiation factor IF-3, translating into MRRPFKADAPVKEGPRSNREIRIPKIQLIDEEGQNLGVMPTDQALKMAEDAGLDLVEISPNAEPPVCKILDLGKLKYSTQKKAAEARKKQKIVEVKEIKMRPNIDTHDYEVKMKAMNRFFDEGDKVKVTLKFRGREMAHQELGMKLLLQVKEDTLAIAKVEAEPKLEGRQMMMVLAPK; encoded by the coding sequence ATTCGCAGACCGTTCAAAGCCGATGCCCCCGTCAAAGAGGGCCCGCGCTCCAACAGGGAAATCCGAATTCCCAAGATTCAGCTGATTGATGAAGAAGGCCAGAACCTCGGCGTGATGCCGACGGACCAGGCTTTGAAGATGGCAGAAGACGCCGGTCTCGATCTCGTTGAGATCTCGCCGAACGCGGAACCGCCGGTCTGTAAGATTCTCGATCTTGGCAAGCTGAAGTATTCGACCCAGAAAAAAGCGGCCGAAGCGCGCAAGAAGCAGAAGATTGTCGAAGTCAAAGAAATCAAGATGCGCCCAAATATCGACACCCATGACTATGAGGTGAAGATGAAGGCGATGAACCGGTTCTTCGATGAAGGCGACAAGGTAAAGGTAACGCTGAAGTTCCGTGGCCGTGAAATGGCTCACCAGGAACTCGGTATGAAGCTCCTTCTGCAAGTCAAGGAAGACACCCTAGCCATTGCCAAGGTTGAAGCTGAACCGAAGCTCGAGGGACGTCAGATGATGATGGTTCTGGCACCGAAGTAA
- the rpmI gene encoding 50S ribosomal protein L35: protein MPKMKTKSAAKKRFKITGTGKVLAAAAGKRHGMIKRSNKFIRDARGTMVLADADAKKVVKNYLPNGL, encoded by the coding sequence ATGCCCAAGATGAAGACGAAGTCCGCTGCAAAGAAGCGGTTCAAGATCACAGGTACCGGCAAGGTTCTCGCAGCCGCTGCCGGCAAGCGCCACGGCATGATCAAGCGTTCCAACAAGTTCATTCGCGACGCGCGCGGAACCATGGTTCTGGCCGACGCTGACGCCAAGAAGGTCGTCAAGAACTATCTGCCGAACGGTCTCTAA
- the rplT gene encoding 50S ribosomal protein L20 codes for MARVKRGVTSRAKHTKTLKAAKGFYGRRKNTIRAAKAAVDRSKQYAYRDRKVNKRNFRALWIQRINAAVREFGLTYGRFIDGLNKAGIEVDRKVLSDMAIHEPAAFGVLVDTAKKSLAYLKDAGTTNEFEAAVK; via the coding sequence ATGGCACGCGTAAAACGTGGCGTAACTTCCCGCGCCAAGCACACCAAGACACTCAAGGCAGCCAAGGGCTTCTACGGCCGTCGCAAGAACACCATCCGCGCAGCCAAGGCTGCTGTGGACCGTTCCAAGCAGTACGCTTACCGCGACCGTAAGGTCAACAAGCGCAACTTCCGCGCTCTGTGGATTCAGCGTATCAATGCTGCTGTTCGCGAATTCGGCCTGACCTATGGCCGCTTCATCGACGGCCTGAACAAGGCTGGCATCGAAGTGGACCGCAAGGTTCTGTCCGACATGGCTATCCATGAGCCAGCAGCGTTCGGCGTTCTCGTTGACACAGCAAAGAAGTCTCTTGCGTACCTCAAGGACGCAGGCACCACCAACGAATTTGAAGCCGCTGTAAAGTAA
- a CDS encoding serine/threonine protein phosphatase: MLQAADPEEKARGFHVHLEDADIAALMQVLLTSDNRIQQLNLSAGSVWIKRQGTETAPWWLKIQAFFAAALPYKFLKPSPILKPTEMMAREKRRMMTFGENGFPVPEIIYSSQTAIVISDVGPTVQRILKTKRGAGASDHDGLLIDCAAAIGNLHAAGLCHGRPHVRDFFLQDGRIGFMDFEEEPEAVMPLETAQARDIWLLFLPLVSLAQNGKTTLDAAYQAWSARAPKETIVELQRLVRVLSRFLPLARLIGRVRMGSDLQRFIVATDYLKNAVKPEAAG, from the coding sequence ATGCTGCAAGCGGCTGACCCGGAGGAAAAGGCTAGAGGATTCCATGTCCACCTCGAGGACGCGGATATTGCTGCCTTGATGCAGGTTTTGCTGACCAGCGACAACCGCATTCAGCAACTCAATCTTTCCGCAGGTTCTGTCTGGATCAAGCGACAGGGCACGGAAACTGCGCCCTGGTGGCTGAAAATCCAGGCGTTTTTCGCCGCAGCGTTGCCCTACAAGTTTCTGAAGCCATCGCCCATCCTCAAGCCCACGGAGATGATGGCGCGTGAGAAGCGCCGGATGATGACGTTTGGAGAAAATGGTTTCCCCGTCCCAGAGATCATCTATTCGTCTCAGACCGCCATCGTCATTTCCGATGTTGGGCCAACGGTCCAGCGCATTTTGAAAACGAAACGCGGCGCGGGCGCGAGTGATCACGACGGGCTTTTGATCGATTGCGCCGCTGCCATCGGGAATCTCCATGCGGCAGGCCTGTGCCATGGCCGCCCGCATGTGCGCGACTTCTTCTTGCAGGACGGACGCATCGGCTTCATGGATTTCGAGGAGGAGCCGGAGGCCGTGATGCCGCTCGAAACCGCGCAGGCGCGCGACATCTGGCTGCTGTTTCTGCCGCTGGTATCACTTGCGCAAAACGGCAAGACAACACTCGATGCTGCCTACCAGGCATGGTCAGCGCGCGCGCCGAAAGAAACGATAGTAGAATTACAGCGGTTGGTGCGTGTTCTCAGCCGCTTTTTGCCGCTCGCACGGTTGATTGGACGCGTGCGGATGGGTAGTGATCTGCAACGCTTTATCGTGGCGACTGATTATCTGAAGAATGCCGTTAAACCCGAAGCCGCAGGCTAA
- the pheS gene encoding phenylalanine--tRNA ligase subunit alpha: MTELDTLKSQLMSDITAAGDEASIEAVRVSALGKKGSVSELLKTLGSMTPEERQTRGAAINQLKTEVTDVITARKAELKDAAIEARLKAETLDISLPVRQSPAERGRIHPISQIVDEITAIFADMSFSIAEGPDIETDYYNFTALNFPEGHPAREMHDTFFFQPDENGERKVLRTHTSPVQVRTMESQKPPIRIVIPGKTYRQDSDATHSPMFHQVEGLVIDNKANVANLRWILEEFCKTFFEVDSVTMRFRPSFFPFTEPSFEVDIQCDRSGPIVKFGEGKDWMEILGCGMVHPNVLRAGGLDPDEFQGFAWGMGLDRIAMLKYGMPDLRDFFNADVRWMTHYGFRPLDMPTLFGGLSS, encoded by the coding sequence ATGACCGAACTGGATACCTTGAAATCGCAATTGATGTCGGACATCACAGCTGCCGGGGATGAAGCATCCATCGAAGCCGTGCGCGTTTCCGCTCTGGGCAAAAAGGGCTCTGTTTCCGAGCTGTTGAAGACGCTGGGCTCCATGACCCCGGAAGAGCGCCAGACGCGCGGTGCCGCCATCAACCAGTTAAAGACCGAAGTGACGGACGTCATCACAGCCCGCAAGGCCGAGTTGAAGGATGCGGCAATTGAAGCGCGCCTGAAGGCCGAAACGCTGGATATCAGCCTACCGGTGCGCCAGTCGCCTGCCGAGCGCGGTCGCATTCATCCGATCAGCCAGATCGTTGATGAAATCACCGCCATCTTTGCCGATATGAGTTTCTCCATCGCGGAAGGCCCGGATATCGAGACGGACTATTACAACTTCACAGCCCTGAACTTCCCCGAGGGTCATCCGGCCCGCGAAATGCATGACACATTCTTCTTTCAGCCGGACGAGAACGGTGAGCGCAAGGTGCTGCGCACGCACACCTCGCCCGTCCAGGTGCGCACCATGGAATCCCAGAAGCCACCGATCCGTATCGTCATTCCCGGCAAGACCTATCGTCAGGATAGCGACGCCACCCACTCACCGATGTTCCATCAGGTCGAGGGCCTAGTGATCGACAATAAGGCGAATGTCGCAAACCTGCGCTGGATATTGGAAGAGTTCTGCAAGACCTTCTTCGAAGTCGACAGCGTCACCATGCGCTTCCGCCCATCCTTCTTCCCCTTCACGGAGCCAAGCTTCGAAGTGGATATCCAGTGCGACCGCTCCGGCCCCATCGTCAAGTTCGGCGAAGGCAAGGACTGGATGGAAATCCTCGGCTGCGGCATGGTCCACCCTAATGTCCTGCGCGCCGGTGGCCTCGACCCCGACGAGTTCCAGGGCTTTGCCTGGGGCATGGGGCTCGACCGCATCGCCATGCTGAAATACGGCATGCCCGACCTGCGCGACTTCTTCAACGCCGACGTCCGCTGGATGACCCACTACGGCTTCCGTCCACTGGACATGCCGACATTGTTTGGTGGTTTGAGCAGCTGA
- a CDS encoding DUF4160 domain-containing protein: MPTVLRKYGFRFHFYSGDGHEPPHIHIDGNGGEAKVWLDAVRLAQAKGFNQRDIARILETVEEHRQQMMEAWHDYFG; encoded by the coding sequence ATGCCGACCGTTCTTCGCAAATACGGCTTTCGTTTTCACTTCTACTCAGGTGATGGCCATGAGCCGCCGCATATTCATATTGATGGAAACGGTGGCGAAGCGAAGGTTTGGTTGGACGCGGTGAGACTAGCGCAGGCAAAGGGCTTCAATCAGCGCGATATCGCCCGTATATTGGAAACAGTTGAGGAACACCGGCAGCAGATGATGGAGGCGTGGCATGACTACTTCGGATGA
- a CDS encoding DUF2442 domain-containing protein encodes MTTSDDAYLESDRPVEAWCDPHEVHVRLADGRHVSTPLWWYPRLLNATPAQRNTVELMLAGVHWPEVDEDLSVDGMLKGRKAPGATAPQKAA; translated from the coding sequence ATGACTACTTCGGATGATGCATACCTAGAAAGCGATCGCCCTGTCGAAGCATGGTGCGATCCGCATGAGGTCCACGTTCGTCTAGCAGACGGTAGACACGTTTCTACGCCGCTTTGGTGGTATCCGAGGCTTTTGAACGCGACGCCAGCTCAGCGCAACACGGTTGAATTGATGCTTGCAGGGGTGCATTGGCCTGAAGTTGATGAGGACCTGTCTGTCGATGGCATGCTGAAGGGCCGCAAGGCTCCGGGTGCGACGGCCCCACAGAAAGCTGCATAA